One genomic region from Sorangium aterium encodes:
- a CDS encoding AraC family transcriptional regulator — protein sequence MTALEHTALVGHGGVHIIEGAGGTRRHALHLVKLVVPVEGPLEIEAEIGRPFEVRAPVLTGAGVAHSIGSPGATVTVFLAPDGLGAGAQAAARGRVLALEGAQAERARAAARDVLRSGLDHAATHELMRTCAGAFARGGPPVDRRVLRAMRRLAEQAPGRPALGPLAAAEGLSRSRLSHLFHGAFGHPLRDYVTFLRVMTAIRALMEGTPLAQAALAGGFHDQAHLARAVVATLGRTPGSVARSHFVQATATARAMVIP from the coding sequence GTGACGGCTCTCGAGCACACGGCGCTTGTCGGCCACGGCGGCGTGCACATCATCGAGGGCGCCGGGGGGACGCGCCGCCATGCGCTCCACCTGGTCAAGCTGGTGGTGCCGGTCGAGGGTCCTCTCGAGATCGAGGCCGAGATCGGGCGGCCGTTCGAGGTGCGCGCGCCCGTGCTCACCGGCGCCGGGGTCGCCCATTCCATCGGATCTCCCGGCGCGACGGTGACGGTCTTCCTGGCGCCCGACGGGCTCGGCGCCGGCGCCCAGGCGGCCGCCCGCGGGCGGGTGCTCGCCCTCGAGGGTGCGCAGGCCGAGCGGGCGCGCGCGGCGGCGCGCGACGTGCTCCGCAGCGGGCTCGATCACGCGGCGACGCACGAGCTCATGAGGACGTGCGCCGGCGCGTTCGCGCGGGGCGGCCCGCCGGTCGATCGCCGCGTGCTCCGCGCCATGCGCCGCCTGGCGGAGCAGGCGCCGGGCCGCCCCGCGCTGGGCCCGCTCGCCGCCGCGGAGGGCCTCTCACGCTCGCGGCTCTCCCACCTGTTTCACGGCGCCTTCGGCCACCCGCTGCGCGACTACGTGACCTTCCTGCGGGTGATGACGGCCATCCGGGCGCTCATGGAGGGCACCCCGCTGGCGCAGGCGGCGCTCGCCGGCGGCTTCCACGACCAGGCCCACCTGGCGCGCGCGGTCGTCGCGACGCTGGGCCGCACGCCGGGCTCGGTCGCTCGCAGCCACTTCGTACAAGCCACAGCCACGGCCAGGGCCATGGTGATCCCCTGA
- a CDS encoding CopZ family metallochaperone: MRRIAIEGMTCGHCVQAVSKALAKVPGVTRVSEVSLERGEAVVEGSATEEALLAAVREAGYEARDAG; the protein is encoded by the coding sequence ATGCGCAGAATCGCTATCGAAGGGATGACGTGCGGCCACTGCGTCCAGGCGGTCTCGAAGGCGCTCGCGAAGGTCCCTGGCGTGACGCGGGTGAGCGAGGTGAGCCTCGAGCGCGGAGAGGCGGTCGTCGAGGGGAGCGCGACGGAGGAGGCCCTCCTCGCGGCCGTGCGCGAGGCCGGCTACGAGGCGCGCGACGCCGGCTGA
- a CDS encoding GH1 family beta-glucosidase, protein MTRQQSEEGFPEGFLWGAAAASYQIEGAAYEDGKGPSVWDMFCKKPDAVWNGQTGDVACDHYHRYPEDVALMRDIGLRAYRLSISWPRVLPEGTGAVNERGLAFYDRLVDALLEAGVEPHATLFHWDFPLALYHKGGWLNRDSADWFAEYTSVVVRKLGDRVKDWMTLNEPQVFAGAGHYEGRHAPGDRLRFAEVLRVCHHVLLAHGKSVQAIRASSPGKCNVYYAPVAQVKYPATSSPEDLEAARAATWSVNARTTWTNTWWMDPVFFGRYPEDGLRLFAKELPEVRSGDMEIIAQPVDFCGVNVYWGVPVRAGANGAAEVVPHPVGHPITAFEWSVTPECLYWGPRFFYERYKRPIVITENGLSTRDWISLDGKVHDPQRIDFMARHLIELRRAIAEGAVVNGYFHWSIMDNFEWAHGYKHRFGLVFVDYPTGRRVLKDSAHWYREVIASNGATLGG, encoded by the coding sequence ATGACGCGACAGCAGAGCGAAGAGGGCTTTCCGGAAGGGTTCCTGTGGGGCGCCGCCGCGGCGTCGTACCAGATCGAGGGCGCCGCGTACGAGGACGGCAAGGGGCCGTCCGTGTGGGACATGTTCTGCAAGAAGCCGGACGCCGTGTGGAACGGCCAGACGGGCGACGTCGCGTGCGACCACTACCACCGGTACCCGGAGGACGTCGCCCTCATGCGCGACATCGGCCTCCGCGCCTATCGACTCAGCATCTCGTGGCCGCGTGTCCTCCCGGAGGGCACGGGCGCCGTCAACGAGCGCGGGCTCGCGTTCTACGATCGCCTCGTGGACGCGCTGCTCGAGGCGGGCGTCGAGCCCCACGCCACGCTTTTCCACTGGGACTTCCCTCTCGCGCTCTACCACAAGGGCGGGTGGCTGAACCGCGACAGCGCCGACTGGTTCGCCGAGTACACGAGCGTCGTGGTCAGGAAGCTCGGCGATCGGGTGAAGGACTGGATGACGCTCAACGAGCCGCAGGTGTTCGCCGGCGCCGGCCACTACGAGGGTCGCCACGCGCCCGGCGACCGGCTGCGCTTCGCCGAGGTGCTCCGGGTCTGCCACCACGTCTTGCTCGCGCACGGCAAGTCGGTGCAGGCCATCCGCGCGTCGAGCCCCGGGAAATGCAACGTCTATTATGCGCCCGTCGCGCAGGTCAAATACCCCGCGACCTCGTCACCGGAGGATCTGGAGGCGGCGCGCGCGGCCACGTGGTCGGTGAACGCTCGGACCACGTGGACCAACACGTGGTGGATGGATCCCGTGTTCTTCGGCAGGTATCCCGAGGACGGGCTCCGCCTGTTCGCGAAGGAGCTCCCCGAGGTCCGGAGCGGCGACATGGAGATCATCGCGCAGCCGGTCGATTTCTGCGGCGTGAACGTCTACTGGGGAGTCCCGGTGCGCGCCGGGGCGAACGGCGCCGCCGAGGTGGTGCCCCACCCGGTGGGGCACCCGATCACCGCGTTCGAGTGGTCGGTCACCCCCGAGTGCCTCTACTGGGGGCCCAGGTTCTTCTACGAGCGGTACAAGCGGCCCATCGTGATCACAGAGAACGGCCTGTCCACCCGGGACTGGATCTCGCTCGACGGGAAGGTGCACGACCCCCAGCGCATCGATTTCATGGCGCGCCACCTGATCGAGCTTCGCCGGGCGATCGCCGAGGGCGCGGTCGTGAACGGCTACTTCCACTGGTCGATCATGGACAACTTCGAGTGGGCGCATGGCTACAAACACCGCTTCGGCCTCGTCTTCGTCGACTACCCGACGGGCAGGCGGGTCCTCAAGGACTCGGCTCACTGGTATCGTGAGGTCATCGCCTCGAATGGCGCGACGCTCGGGGGGTGA
- a CDS encoding serine/threonine-protein kinase, with product MSASPPPAPGDPPPAASNALAESAAAQLVGTVISDRYRIVELVATGGMGAVYKAEHLLLRKWLAVKLLLPEARGSAELTARFEREAIAGAHIQHPNIASATDFGTLPDGSRFLVLEHVRGTTLDRIIKKGPVPAPRAAEIARQIAAALAAAHERGVIHRDLKPRNVMVEDGTDAVKLIDFGLAKVPIERLSTTDAHSSEARPDAGRITLSGMVFGTLAYMAPEAAQGMDHVDERSDLYALGLILYEMLAGKHPFDAILPVEIFREQIHTAPPPLRLRAPGTAAPRELEALVMRILRKDPAERPANARALLAALDAAVPRSEALGLLPWKEPLSSGAWRLSDPLRAIPHAAPPELPAGQDRAGATGGAASRGAAAGGAATGGAEADAFGLQLGAAGADGGAPGKAARGAAGGRPRARRRAWGWLLGVAAVAAMGAAGALLLGRLPAGAGWLRAGAPAAAGPELQAAPAAAQAAPAGAPAAQAQDALAPPPQAPSAAPVASASAPGSADAAAAQDAGAAAPEADAAAPDTGVASAGTAPIEGAGLPAERERLVAAVRAKRWGDAESALLTLLEKDRAAFEQRDVMTAAAAVAVKSSYRTDGRADAIFDALEGRLGPEGLDIAYEIASGYGGTQGGKRAAALLRRPEVLKRASVPLRIAVALREAPCRRKEALFERAALEGDARALVFLEMLRSSQCQPRIGQCCFHHHAGLENAVRALRDRLRY from the coding sequence GTGAGCGCTTCCCCGCCCCCTGCCCCCGGCGATCCGCCGCCCGCCGCGAGCAACGCGCTCGCGGAGAGCGCGGCGGCCCAGCTGGTCGGGACGGTCATCTCGGACCGGTACCGGATCGTGGAGCTCGTGGCGACGGGCGGGATGGGCGCGGTCTACAAGGCCGAGCACCTGCTTCTGCGCAAGTGGCTGGCCGTGAAGCTCCTCCTGCCCGAGGCGAGGGGATCCGCGGAGCTCACGGCGCGGTTCGAGCGCGAGGCGATCGCGGGCGCGCACATCCAGCACCCGAACATCGCCTCGGCGACCGACTTCGGCACCCTCCCCGACGGCTCCCGGTTCCTCGTGCTGGAGCACGTCCGCGGCACGACGCTCGATCGCATCATCAAGAAGGGCCCCGTGCCCGCCCCGCGCGCCGCGGAGATCGCGCGGCAGATCGCGGCGGCGCTCGCCGCGGCCCACGAGCGCGGCGTCATCCACCGCGATCTGAAGCCGCGCAACGTCATGGTCGAGGACGGCACCGACGCGGTGAAGCTCATCGATTTCGGCCTGGCGAAGGTGCCGATCGAGCGCCTCTCCACGACGGACGCGCACAGCAGCGAGGCGCGGCCCGACGCCGGCCGGATCACGCTGAGCGGCATGGTCTTCGGCACGCTCGCGTACATGGCGCCCGAGGCGGCGCAGGGCATGGATCACGTCGACGAGCGCTCCGATCTCTACGCGCTCGGGCTCATCCTCTACGAGATGCTCGCCGGAAAGCACCCGTTCGACGCGATCCTCCCCGTCGAGATCTTCCGCGAGCAGATCCACACGGCGCCGCCGCCGCTCCGGCTGCGCGCCCCGGGCACGGCGGCGCCGCGCGAGCTCGAAGCGCTCGTGATGCGCATCCTGCGCAAGGACCCGGCGGAGCGCCCCGCGAACGCCCGCGCGCTGCTCGCGGCGCTCGACGCGGCCGTGCCGAGGTCCGAGGCGCTCGGCCTCCTCCCCTGGAAGGAGCCGCTCTCGAGCGGGGCGTGGCGGCTCAGCGACCCGCTGCGCGCGATCCCGCACGCCGCGCCGCCCGAGCTGCCGGCAGGGCAAGACCGCGCGGGCGCGACCGGCGGCGCCGCGTCCAGGGGCGCCGCGGCCGGCGGCGCGGCGACCGGCGGCGCCGAGGCCGATGCGTTCGGCCTGCAGCTCGGAGCCGCCGGAGCCGACGGCGGGGCGCCCGGGAAGGCAGCGCGCGGGGCGGCAGGAGGCCGGCCGCGAGCGCGGAGGCGCGCGTGGGGCTGGCTCCTCGGGGTGGCCGCCGTGGCCGCGATGGGCGCGGCGGGCGCGCTGCTCCTCGGCCGGCTGCCCGCGGGCGCAGGCTGGCTGCGCGCGGGCGCCCCGGCGGCCGCCGGCCCGGAGCTCCAGGCGGCGCCCGCAGCGGCGCAGGCGGCCCCCGCCGGGGCGCCGGCCGCCCAGGCGCAGGACGCCCTCGCCCCCCCTCCGCAAGCGCCCTCCGCGGCGCCCGTCGCGAGCGCCTCGGCCCCCGGGTCGGCCGACGCCGCGGCGGCGCAGGACGCGGGCGCGGCGGCACCGGAAGCGGATGCCGCGGCGCCGGACACGGGCGTGGCGTCGGCCGGCACGGCGCCGATCGAGGGCGCGGGCCTCCCGGCCGAGCGCGAGCGCCTCGTGGCGGCGGTCCGGGCGAAGCGGTGGGGCGACGCGGAGAGCGCGCTGCTCACGCTGCTCGAGAAGGATCGCGCCGCCTTCGAGCAGCGCGACGTGATGACGGCCGCGGCCGCCGTCGCCGTGAAGAGCTCGTACCGGACCGACGGCCGCGCGGACGCGATCTTCGACGCGCTGGAGGGCCGTCTGGGCCCGGAGGGCCTCGACATCGCCTACGAGATCGCGAGCGGCTACGGGGGCACTCAGGGCGGAAAGCGCGCGGCGGCGCTGCTCCGCCGCCCCGAGGTGCTGAAGCGCGCGAGCGTCCCGCTGCGCATCGCCGTGGCGCTGCGCGAGGCCCCCTGCCGGCGCAAGGAGGCGCTCTTCGAGCGCGCGGCGCTCGAGGGGGACGCGCGCGCGCTCGTGTTCCTGGAGATGCTCCGCTCGTCGCAGTGCCAGCCGCGCATCGGACAGTGCTGCTTCCACCACCACGCGGGGCTCGAGAACGCGGTGCGCGCCCTGCGGGACCGGCTGCGCTACTGA
- the argS gene encoding arginine--tRNA ligase, with amino-acid sequence MADPVHALARALQAAITAAFGAEHAAVDPSLRRSTHADYQANAAMALGKRLGRPPREVAAAIVAALQLDGICRKVEIAGPGFVNLTLEDAYLTRELAETAGGGRLGIAPAAQPETVIVDYSGPNAAKEMHVGHLRSTIIGDALARVLEALGHRVIRQNHLGDWGTPFGMLIEHMLDLGEAAASQELSVGDLDAFYRQARAKFDGDPAFAERSRRRVVRLQGGDEQTLALWRQLVRESTRYFESVYRRLGVTLTDADFAGESFYNPMLPDVLEELGQKGLARESEGALCVFPAGFTGKDGAPLPLIVRKQDGGYGYATTDLAAIRHRLTTVGARRIVYVVGAPQSQHFAMVFATAREAGWLAPPARAEHVAFGSVLGADKKMFKTRSGDTVKLSDLLDEATERASKVVREKNPELDAEAADAVARAVGVGAVKYADLSSDRIKDYVFDWDRMLAFEGNTAPYLMYAHARIRSIFRKAGVESPREAGIVLSEPAERALALELLRFGAVLEDVAATLEPHRLCGYLFELAGSFTTFYERCPVLRAESDEVRRSRLALCDLTAEVLAKGLGLLGIEAPERM; translated from the coding sequence ATGGCCGATCCCGTCCACGCCCTCGCCCGCGCATTGCAGGCGGCGATCACCGCCGCGTTCGGCGCCGAGCACGCCGCGGTTGATCCTTCCCTGCGCCGCTCCACCCACGCCGACTACCAGGCGAACGCCGCCATGGCGCTCGGCAAGCGCCTCGGCAGGCCGCCGCGCGAGGTCGCTGCGGCGATCGTCGCGGCGCTACAGCTCGACGGGATCTGCCGGAAGGTCGAGATCGCGGGCCCCGGGTTCGTGAACCTGACGCTCGAGGACGCGTACCTCACGCGCGAGCTCGCCGAGACGGCGGGCGGCGGCCGGCTCGGGATCGCGCCCGCGGCGCAGCCCGAGACGGTGATCGTCGACTACTCGGGCCCCAACGCCGCGAAGGAGATGCACGTCGGCCACCTCCGCAGCACGATCATCGGCGACGCCCTCGCGCGCGTGCTCGAGGCGCTCGGCCACCGCGTGATCCGCCAGAACCACCTCGGCGACTGGGGCACGCCGTTCGGCATGCTGATCGAGCACATGCTCGATCTCGGCGAGGCCGCGGCCTCGCAGGAGCTCTCGGTCGGCGATCTCGACGCGTTCTACCGCCAGGCGCGCGCCAAGTTCGACGGCGACCCGGCGTTCGCCGAGCGCTCGCGCCGGCGGGTCGTGCGGCTGCAGGGCGGCGACGAGCAGACCCTCGCGCTCTGGCGGCAGCTCGTGCGCGAGTCGACGCGCTACTTCGAGTCGGTCTACCGCCGCCTCGGCGTGACGTTGACCGACGCGGATTTCGCCGGCGAGAGCTTCTACAACCCGATGCTGCCCGACGTCCTCGAGGAGCTCGGCCAGAAGGGGCTGGCGCGCGAGAGCGAGGGCGCGCTCTGCGTCTTCCCGGCCGGGTTCACGGGCAAGGACGGCGCGCCGCTGCCGCTCATCGTGCGCAAGCAGGACGGCGGCTACGGCTACGCGACGACGGATCTCGCGGCGATCCGCCACCGCCTCACGACGGTCGGCGCGCGCCGGATCGTCTATGTCGTCGGCGCGCCGCAGAGCCAGCACTTCGCGATGGTCTTCGCGACCGCGCGCGAGGCGGGCTGGCTCGCGCCGCCGGCCCGGGCCGAGCACGTGGCGTTCGGCTCGGTGCTCGGGGCCGACAAGAAGATGTTCAAGACGAGGAGCGGCGACACCGTGAAGCTCTCGGACCTGCTCGACGAGGCCACGGAGCGCGCGTCGAAGGTGGTGCGGGAGAAGAACCCCGAGCTCGACGCCGAGGCCGCGGACGCCGTGGCGCGGGCGGTCGGCGTGGGCGCGGTGAAGTACGCCGATCTCTCGAGCGACCGGATCAAGGACTACGTGTTCGACTGGGATCGCATGCTCGCGTTCGAGGGGAACACGGCGCCCTACCTGATGTACGCGCACGCCCGCATCCGGTCGATCTTCCGGAAGGCCGGCGTCGAGTCGCCGCGCGAGGCCGGGATCGTGCTGAGCGAGCCGGCGGAGCGGGCGCTCGCGCTGGAGCTGCTCCGGTTCGGCGCCGTGCTGGAGGACGTGGCCGCCACGCTCGAGCCGCACCGCCTGTGCGGTTACCTGTTCGAGCTCGCGGGGTCGTTCACGACCTTCTACGAGCGCTGCCCGGTGCTCCGCGCCGAGAGCGACGAGGTGCGCCGCTCGCGCCTCGCGCTGTGCGATCTGACGGCGGAGGTGCTGGCGAAGGGCCTCGGCCTGCTCGGGATCGAGGCGCCGGAGCGGATGTAG
- a CDS encoding choice-of-anchor L domain-containing protein, whose protein sequence is MIERRIALPCTGMAVMAVLAVALGCSAVGGASAQGGGGDGRGEPAGTIGEDASDGLDEPGEPGLGPGGAIPVTDPNVDGDGDGFTPAEGDCNDVDGNVNPGAIEVEVTEPDASGHIPAPADEDCDGVIDNVPPPCDEGLALEDFDPVDGAKAIDLCAVASREDRRWGVLSARYIRGDGSSAERSPAVGVFDGFGPNVHVQGGARLLALSTGSARLPGHPDACWSGSCSSYGAGTAPPGFPQDNPACPPSSFINDDIGLEVVLRAPTNATGYEFLFKFYTFEYPEWVCEDFNDQFVALATPAPPGSYNGNLSFDGEGRPVSVNIAFFDVCDGCPLGSGELVGTGFSPRHDGGTRWLKTRAPVRGGEEISLRFILFDTGDDRFDSTALIDGFRWIATGGTVSLETAPAVNPL, encoded by the coding sequence ATGATCGAACGACGGATCGCTCTCCCCTGCACCGGCATGGCCGTGATGGCGGTGCTCGCCGTTGCACTCGGGTGCTCCGCGGTGGGCGGCGCGTCCGCGCAGGGGGGCGGGGGAGACGGGCGCGGTGAGCCCGCGGGGACCATCGGCGAGGACGCCTCCGACGGGCTCGATGAGCCGGGCGAGCCAGGGCTCGGCCCCGGTGGCGCAATCCCTGTCACCGATCCCAACGTGGACGGCGACGGGGACGGGTTCACGCCCGCGGAGGGCGACTGCAACGATGTCGATGGAAATGTGAATCCAGGCGCGATCGAGGTCGAGGTCACCGAGCCCGACGCGAGCGGCCATATCCCCGCGCCGGCGGACGAGGATTGCGACGGTGTGATCGACAACGTGCCGCCACCGTGCGACGAGGGCCTCGCGCTGGAGGACTTCGATCCGGTGGACGGGGCCAAGGCGATCGACCTCTGCGCCGTGGCGTCCCGCGAGGACAGGCGGTGGGGCGTGCTCTCCGCGAGGTATATCCGCGGGGACGGCTCGTCTGCAGAGCGGTCGCCCGCGGTTGGCGTCTTCGATGGGTTCGGACCCAACGTGCACGTGCAGGGCGGCGCGCGCCTGCTCGCGCTCTCGACGGGGAGCGCACGCCTGCCTGGCCACCCCGACGCCTGCTGGTCCGGGAGCTGCTCGAGCTACGGTGCCGGCACAGCGCCCCCCGGGTTCCCTCAGGACAACCCTGCCTGTCCTCCGTCCAGCTTCATCAACGACGACATCGGCCTCGAGGTCGTCCTGCGCGCTCCGACGAACGCGACGGGCTACGAGTTCCTCTTCAAGTTCTATACGTTCGAATACCCGGAGTGGGTCTGCGAGGACTTCAACGATCAATTCGTCGCGCTGGCGACGCCCGCGCCTCCCGGGTCGTACAACGGCAATCTCTCGTTCGACGGGGAGGGGAGGCCGGTCAGCGTCAATATCGCGTTCTTCGATGTCTGCGACGGATGTCCGCTCGGCTCGGGTGAGCTCGTGGGGACGGGGTTCAGCCCGCGCCACGACGGCGGCACCCGGTGGCTCAAGACCCGCGCGCCGGTGCGCGGCGGCGAGGAGATCTCGCTCCGGTTCATCCTGTTCGACACCGGCGACGATCGCTTCGACTCGACCGCGCTCATCGATGGCTTCCGCTGGATCGCGACCGGCGGCACGGTCAGCCTGGAGACGGCGCCCGCGGTCAATCCCCTCTGA
- a CDS encoding ABC transporter ATP-binding protein, with protein MLGLSRLRDSFAYTPRTLQLVWRSSKAASVALGALTLAAAGLPLGVAYVGKAITDAVVARDERAAIVWVSVELGLVAALALVQRGLSLMRQLLGARLSIDIHGMILEKALSLSLVHFEDSEFYDQLTRARREASSRPASVVTESFSLVQNLITLAGYAALLVGFSALAVIALVLAAVPATVAEARFSGAAFRLRNWRSPEARQLNYLEYVLANDGHAKEVKLFGLGPMFLERYKALATSFYREDSALAVRRAGWSYGLSLLGTAAFYGCYGAMAAGAAAGRLSLGEMVLYVAAFRQGQQAFQAVLAGVGGMYEHNLYMSNLFQYLAIPTGEPTALPAGSGGAPAPLSADGAHDRGVRFEGVGYRYPGQSRWALRGIDLHIPSGQSLALVGHNGAGKTTFIKLLARLYEPTEGRILLDGKDLRAWEPDALRRRIGVVFQDFNQYQLTLRENVGLGSVEHLADEPRVARAVAEGGADEVVTTVPGGLDAQLGRWFKGGVELSGGQWQKVALARAFMREQADILVLDEPTAALDAEAEHAVFQRFRSLSKGRTTIVISHRFPTVRMADRIVVLDGGRIVEEGTHDELVARGQRYARMFALQAEGYL; from the coding sequence ATGCTCGGCCTCTCCCGCCTGCGGGACAGCTTTGCCTACACCCCACGGACGCTCCAGCTCGTCTGGCGCTCGTCGAAGGCGGCGAGCGTCGCCCTCGGCGCGCTCACGCTCGCCGCGGCGGGGCTGCCGCTCGGGGTGGCCTACGTGGGAAAGGCGATCACCGACGCGGTGGTCGCCCGCGATGAGCGCGCGGCGATCGTGTGGGTCTCGGTCGAGCTCGGCCTCGTGGCCGCGCTCGCGCTCGTGCAGCGCGGGCTCTCGCTGATGCGGCAGCTGCTCGGCGCGCGGCTCTCGATCGACATCCACGGGATGATCCTCGAGAAGGCGCTCTCGCTCTCGCTGGTCCATTTCGAAGACTCGGAGTTCTACGACCAGCTCACCCGCGCGCGCCGCGAGGCGTCGTCTCGCCCCGCCTCCGTCGTGACCGAGAGCTTCTCCCTCGTGCAGAACCTGATCACGCTCGCGGGGTACGCCGCGCTGCTCGTCGGGTTCAGCGCCCTCGCGGTGATCGCGCTCGTGCTCGCGGCCGTCCCCGCCACGGTCGCCGAGGCTCGCTTCTCTGGCGCGGCGTTCCGCCTCCGGAACTGGCGCTCTCCCGAGGCCCGCCAGCTCAACTATCTGGAATACGTGCTCGCCAACGACGGCCACGCCAAGGAGGTGAAGCTCTTCGGGCTCGGGCCGATGTTCCTCGAGCGGTACAAGGCGCTCGCGACGTCGTTCTACCGGGAGGACAGCGCCCTCGCGGTCCGCCGCGCCGGGTGGTCCTACGGCCTGTCGCTCCTCGGCACCGCCGCGTTCTACGGCTGCTATGGCGCCATGGCGGCCGGCGCCGCGGCGGGGAGGCTCTCGCTCGGCGAGATGGTCCTTTACGTCGCCGCCTTCCGGCAAGGCCAGCAGGCGTTCCAGGCCGTCCTCGCCGGCGTCGGCGGCATGTACGAGCACAACCTCTACATGTCGAATCTCTTTCAGTATTTGGCCATCCCGACCGGCGAGCCGACCGCGCTGCCGGCCGGCAGCGGAGGCGCGCCTGCGCCCCTGTCGGCCGACGGCGCGCACGACCGGGGCGTGCGGTTCGAGGGCGTCGGCTACCGGTATCCTGGCCAGTCGCGCTGGGCGCTCCGGGGGATCGATCTCCACATCCCGAGCGGCCAGAGCCTGGCGCTCGTCGGGCACAACGGCGCCGGAAAGACCACGTTCATCAAGCTGCTCGCGCGGCTGTACGAGCCCACCGAGGGGCGAATCCTGCTCGACGGCAAGGATCTCCGCGCCTGGGAGCCCGACGCGCTCCGCCGGAGGATCGGTGTCGTCTTTCAGGACTTCAACCAATACCAGCTCACGCTGCGCGAGAACGTCGGGCTGGGCAGCGTCGAGCACCTCGCGGACGAGCCGCGCGTCGCGCGCGCGGTCGCCGAGGGCGGCGCCGACGAGGTCGTGACGACCGTGCCCGGGGGCCTCGACGCGCAGCTCGGGCGCTGGTTCAAGGGCGGCGTCGAGCTGAGCGGCGGGCAGTGGCAGAAGGTGGCGCTCGCGCGCGCCTTCATGCGCGAGCAGGCCGACATCCTCGTGCTCGACGAGCCGACCGCGGCGCTCGACGCCGAGGCCGAGCACGCGGTCTTCCAGCGGTTCCGGTCGCTGTCGAAGGGGCGGACGACCATCGTCATCTCTCACCGCTTCCCGACCGTGCGCATGGCCGACCGCATCGTCGTGCTCGACGGCGGGCGCATCGTCGAGGAAGGCACCCACGACGAGCTCGTCGCCCGTGGCCAGCGCTATGCCCGCATGTTCGCGCTGCAGGCCGAAGGGTACCTGTAG
- a CDS encoding helix-turn-helix domain-containing protein, with the protein MRDTLPKEVGQAVHILRLLRGLSMQEFAERAQLSATYLRQVERGERDLGLGALGLIAQGLQCEPRLLLPGDGRSPVASIVAERFDQAEETLQSAILFLLMEPDDSPRKQAMLALASEDPERARPAAPPKSPRPERAFSGRITPPSSRRSGK; encoded by the coding sequence ATGCGCGACACGCTCCCCAAGGAGGTCGGCCAGGCGGTCCACATCCTCCGGTTGCTCCGTGGGCTCAGCATGCAGGAGTTCGCGGAGCGGGCGCAGCTCTCGGCCACGTACCTGCGGCAGGTCGAGCGAGGCGAGCGGGATCTCGGGCTCGGCGCGCTCGGCCTGATCGCCCAGGGGCTCCAGTGCGAGCCGCGCCTCCTGCTCCCCGGCGACGGGCGCAGCCCTGTCGCGTCCATCGTGGCAGAGCGCTTTGACCAGGCCGAGGAGACGCTCCAGAGCGCGATCCTCTTTCTGCTCATGGAGCCTGACGATTCACCGAGAAAGCAAGCAATGCTCGCCCTCGCCAGCGAAGACCCGGAGCGCGCACGCCCGGCAGCTCCGCCCAAGTCGCCCCGGCCGGAGCGCGCTTTTTCAGGGCGTATTACTCCGCCGTCGAGCCGTCGTTCCGGAAAGTGA